The proteins below come from a single Poecilia reticulata strain Guanapo linkage group LG5, Guppy_female_1.0+MT, whole genome shotgun sequence genomic window:
- the cyp27b1 gene encoding 25-hydroxyvitamin D-1 alpha hydroxylase, mitochondrial codes for MIFVRRMVQQALRLSVRNAFPLVKWMERWAESAAAPPLGIARQAVRTLDDMPGPTAASFAWDLFARGGLSRLHELQLEGVQRYGPVWKASFGPILTVHVADPALIEQVLRQEGQHPMRSNLSSWKDYRKLRGHNFGLLTAEGEEWQEVRSLLGKHMLRPKAVEVYDDTLNSVVSDLISKLRFRRSSQGLVTDITSEFYRFGLEGISSVLFESRIGCLDPVIPEDTERFIESINTMFVMTLLTMAMPSWLHQLYPKPWKTFCDCWDYMFEFAKGHIDQRLMAEASKIAKGEKVEGRHLTYFLSQTGLPMKTIYSNVTELLLAGVDTISSTMSWTLYELSRHPEIQDALREEVLTVLEGRRIPDNTDVARMPLMKATVKEALRLYPVIPANARVISEKDIEVGGYLIPKNTLITLCQFATSRDPAVFQNPDDFQPHRWFNKDETHHPYASVPFGVGKRSCIGRRIAELELYLALSRILMEFEVKPDPGGNSVKPMTRTLLVPENAINLQFVER; via the exons ATGATCTTTGTGAGGAGGATGGTGCAGCAAGCGCTTCGATTGTCCGTCCGCAACGCCTTCCCCCTGGTCAAGTGGATGGAGAGGTGGGCCGAGAGCGCAGCAGCGCCTCCGCTGGGGATCGCCCGGCAGGCGGTGAGGACCCTGGACGACATGCCCGGACCGACGGCCGCCAGCTTCGCCTGGGACCTGTTTGCCAGGGGGGGTCTGTCCCGGCTGCATGAGTTACAG CTGGAAGGAGTGCAGCGCTACGGGCCTGTGTGGAAGGCGAGCTTCGGCCCCATCCTGACGGTTCACGTAGCAGATCCGGCCCTCATAGAGCAGGTCCTGAGGCAGGAGGGCCAGCACCCGATGCGATCGAACCTTTCATCCTGGAAGGACTACAGGAAGCTGAGAGGACACAACTTTGGACTTTTGACAGC CGAGGGAGAGGAGTGGCAGGAAGTGAGAAGTCTCTTGGGGAAACACATGCTGCGACCGAAGGCTGTGGAAGTTTACGACGACACCCTGAACAGCGTCGTCAGCGACCTAATTTCCAAACTTCGCTTTCGCCGGTCCTCCCAAGGCCTCGTTACTGACATCACCAGCGAGTTCTACCGCTTCGGCCTTGAGG gtaTCTCCTCTGTGCTGTTTGAGTCCAGAATCGGATGCCTGGACCCGGTCATTCCTGAGGATACGGAGCGCTTCATCGAGTCCATCAACACCATGTTTGTGATGACTCTCCTCACCATGGCCATGCCCAGCTGGCTGCACCAGCTGTACCCCAAACCCTGGAAAACTTTCTGCGACTGCTGGGACTACATGTTTGAATTTG CCAAAGGTCACATCGACCAGCGCTTGATGGCCGAAGCCAGCAAGATCGCCAAGGGGGAGAAAGTTGAGGGCCGTCATCTCACCTACTTCCTCTCACAGACGGGGCTGCCGATGAAGACCATCTACAGCAATGTCACAGAGCTGCTTCTGGCTGGAGTCGACACA ATCTCCAGCACCATGTCCTGGACTCTGTACGAGCTCTCCCGTCACCCAGAGATCCAGGATGCACTCAGGGAGGAGGTGTTGACCGTACTGGAGGGTCGAAGGATACCGGACAACACAGACGTGGCCCGTATGCCCCTCATGAAGGCCACAGTCAAGGAAGCGCTCAG gCTGTACCCAGTTATTCCTGCCAACGCGCGGGTCATTTCAGAGAAGGACATTGAGGTGGGAGGCTACCTCATTCCTAAAAAC ACCTTGATCACTTTGTGCCAATTTGCCACATCCCGGGACCCGGCTGTGTTTCAGAATCCAGATGATTTCCAACCCCATCGCTGGTTTAACAAAGACGAGACTCATCACCCCTACGCCTCAGTTCCCTTTGGCGTGGGAAAACGCAGCTGCATAGGTCGCCGGATTGCGGAGCTGGAGCTCTACCTCGCTCTATCTCGG